CATCATTTTTAATTAAACTAAACTCTTTGGAAGAAAAACCATTTTCTTTTAACTCATCTGCAGAAATATTTAATAAACGTTCTGCACTGGGATTTACGGTATTAATGCGACCTTTTTCATCACATAAAATAATGCCTTCTTGCATCGCAGTAATGACTAAACGATAATGTTCTTCACTGTCACGCAAGGCATGTTCCATTCGTTTGCGATCTGATAAATCTGTGACAAAACTTAAAATGGCTTCTACTTCTTTATCTACACTGTAAATTGCAGAAATCCATAAGCTGGCAAAAAAATAACTGCCATCTTTACGAAAATAATTTTTCTCAATTTGATAGGATTCAATTTCACCATTCACTAATTGGCTAAATTTCTGTTTTGCTTCGGGTGAATCATCAGGTAAAAATAGCGGATTATAATCAACTTCTTTTAAATCAACTTCGAGATAACCCGTCATTTCTTGCCATTTTTGATTTACTTCTAAATAATTTCCGTGGCAATCCGTTAAACTAATACCAACAGCCGCATTATTAAAAATGGTACGAAAACGATTCTCACTGCTACGCAGGGCTTCTTCTGCCAAATGGCGGTCGGTAATGTCTAAACCCGTGGCGACCACAAATTTAGTTTTCCCATCAGGCTGTAAAATAATGGTGTTATTCCACTCAAATAAACGCCGTGTACCGTCGCGCATTATCCAGTAAGTTTGAGAATTTGAGGAAATACCGTCTTCAATTAAATTATGGAATAAATTAATGACCATATTTAAGTCTTCTTCAGGAATAAATAAATCCCAAAAAAAACGTAAACGGATTTCTTTAAATTCATAACCTGTTATCGTTTCTGCATAACGATTAAATCGCTCAATTCTTCCCCAATTATCCAATACTAAAACCAACATCCCTGCAATATTTAAAACCGTATTAATAAAATCACGTTCTTCTCTCAGTTTCTCTTCAATTTTTAGATGCGCACTAATGTCTAATAAACTCACTGGAATGCGTTTAAATCCTTCATCTGTTCTTGGAATAGGCATGGATAAAATAACAGGGACATGATTGCCTGTTAAACTGCGTTGTAACGTTTCTGTTTGGACAAATTGCTTTCCTTCCCAAATCGCACAAAGTACGTCAATAAATCCTTCTTCAGCCGCGGGTAAGAAAAAGCGATCATTAGGCAGCATTAATTCGCCCCGTACTTTATTTAATTCTATTAATTGTTCTAATTGCAAGCCTTCGGCTAAATAATTATCTAAATAGTGATAAATATTTTGTAAACTATTGGGTATACCTAATAGTTTAATGGCCGTTTTATTAATGTCGCTTGTTTTTACCAATGAAAATAATTCTTTTACTATTTCTGAGTGTTTACTCAGATGATGTCGTAAGTTTTTTAAACCGCTGTCGCGCAGTTCTTTTAGCTTTTGATGAATGATAGAAAAATCTTGTTCAAGAATAGCCACACTCACGCTATTAAAAATGGCTTCATAACGTTGTTTGCTGTCTAATAAGGCAATTTCAAAACGATGGCGTTCCGTAATGTCTCTGGCAATGCCAAATACGGCTTCTAACCCGTTCCAACGGCCTTTTTTCACTTTTAATTCGATGGGAATTTGCTGTGGCTTTTGTTTTTGTTTTAACAATAAATGGCTGACTTGAATTTGCCCTTCTAACATGCTTAGAATTTCAACTTCTGCTTTTAATTTATCTGTCTCTATAAATAATTCAATCAGATTTTTATTCATTAATTCATCTAAAGCATATCCTAAATTTTCTGTCATAGAAGGATTGGCATAGAGAATAGTGCCTTGCAAGTCGGTAATGAAAATGAAATCTTCTAAAGTATTAAATAATGTTTGCAGATTTTCTTGGCTAATTCTCACCGCTTCCTCAGCTTTTTTCTGCTCGGTAATGTCATGGCCGACGGCTTGAATTTCTAATAACTGATTATTGTCATCTAAAATGGGTTGTTCTGACCAACGAAACCACCGCCATTGACTTTGTGCCGATAACCAACGCTCCTCGTGAAGCATTGTTTGAGCGTGTCGCCGCATGGTTTCTAAACGACGTTGGAAATTAATGCGATTTTCTTTGGCAATAAAGCGCGTCAAATGACTGCCTTCTAATTGCTGGCGTAATTGTCCAAAAAAATGAATGCAGGCTTGATTCACAAACGTTAAAATACCATTGGCATCATAACGGTAAATAAGTTCACTTTGTTGATTGACAATGGCTTGATAACGTTCTTGTGCGCGATGGGCTAATTCTTCAGCAAATTTTCGGCGAGAAATATCAATAATAATCACTCGCCATTCTTTTAATTCGCTTTCATCGTGCGAATCATGTACGGGACTGCTTTGCAATTCGGCATAAAAGAAATCGGCATAACGGCGTTTTATTTGCAATTCGCAATGATCACTGGGCGTTTTGTTTTCTAATAAACGATGGTGGTAATTTTGAAAATAATTATAGGCATGACGATGAATGAATTGATAAAACGAACTTTTTAGTAAATTCGTGCGGCTATCGCCTAATAATTCTGCGCCTGTTAAATTAATTTGGGTGATATTAAATTGAGGGTCTAAAGTTAAATAACCCACAGGCGCAAAATCGTATAAATCAGAATAACGCTGATAGGCTTCTTCTAAAGCACGTTGGGTGCGTAATAACTCTTCATTCTGCATTTCTAATTCAATTTGATGCACCTGCAATTCATGGATCAAATGATCCTTATCCGCTTCCATCGTTGGAGCGGTTAATTCGGTGTCATAATGTTGTTCTAATTTCGCTTCAGCATGTTGGCGTAAGCGAGATAATTTGGCATCAGCAGGCGTATCCATGCGCAGATTTTCCAAATGAATAAAATGTAGAATGGCTAGAGAGTATCGATTGGGTTAAATAGTATAAATTAAACGCGCAATTTATTCATCTAATGCACCCAATTGATTCAGTTGTTTTTTGTGTAATGGCCAGTCTGGCATCACTCGATTTAATAGATCGTAAAAAGCAGGACTGTGATTAAACTCAATTAAATGACAAAGCTCGTGCATAATGACATAGTCAATACAAGCAATTGGCGTTTTAATTAATGCTGCATTTAATAGAATTTTTCCTTTTTGTGAACAACTGCCCCATCGCCGTTTCATCCAACGCACTGACATGTCGGGTAATGGCACGGCTAAAATCGCAGCTTGTTGATGGCAAATGGCAAGGCGTTGGGAAAAATAAAATTGTGCTTGTTCTTTATACCATTGTTTTAATTGCTTTTTGATGCGTGTACTGTCGTATAAACCGCGATAATAAAGCCGTAATTGGTTATTTTCCATCATCACTTGTTCGCGCTTGCTTTGTTCTAAAGTAATGGGGTATTGTTGCCCTAAAAACAGGTGCATTTCTCCGCTAATGTATTGAGGTTGATGTAACATACGAGATCGTTGCGCAAAACCGTCTTGCTTGCGTTTAATCCATTCGGCTTTTTGTTGTACAATATCAGCGATCACCCCTTTAGAAAGACCTAATGGGGCTTTAACTAAAACAGTTAAATCAGGATAAACACTAATTGCTAACGTTTTTCGATTTGAGTATTTAACTTGATAGTGCAATGCGTGATGATGGTGCGACATAGGAATCGGTCAGTATTAAAATCAATAGGAACGTTAAAATATCTTAATTTCCATATTATCAGTCTGTGTTTTTAAGCGTTTTTTAATGGGTGCGCTTAAAAGTGGGTTGAATCATGAGCCAGTTCAAGCCCAATTTTAATAACAAATTGGCTGCAATAGCCCGCATTTTTTTCATTTTTTAAGAAAATAGAGGAGGTGTCAATATGGAAATGAAACAAGCCTTGCAACGGGTGGTCAATCGAGCGCATTTAACTCGTCATGAAATGAGCGAAATCATGCGCTTAATGATGACAGGAGAAGCCACTTCCGCGCAAATTGCAGGCATGTTGATTGCGTTGCGTATGAAAGGGGAAACGGTAGAGGAAATAACGGGCGCGGCAATGGTGATGCGAGAATTGGCCACGCCTGTGGTTGTTTCTACAACTGATTTAGTTGATATAGTGGGGACGGGGGGTGATGAGATGAATACCTTCAATGTCTCCACCACCAGTGCCTTAGTCGCGGCCGCGGCGGGGGCAAAAGTGGCTAAACATGGCAATCGTTCTGTATCCAGTCGCAGTGGCAGTGCGGATGTGTTGGAGGCGTTGGGGGTGAAATTGTCTTTGTCGCCTGCCCAAGTGGCGGCTTGTGTGGAAACGGTGGGCATTGGTTTTATGTTTGCGCCTCAACATCATAGCGCAATGAAGTACGCCATGCCAGCGCGTAAAGAGATGGGGGTAAGAACTTTATTTAATCTACTGGGTCCGTTGACGAATCCCGCAGGTGCAACGCATCAATTGTTGGGAGTGTTCAGTGCGACGTGGTTATCGGCGATGGCTGAGGTGTTGCGTGAGCTGGGTAGTGTGCATGTTTTAGTGGTACATTCTGATGAGGGTTTGGATGAAATCAGCATTTGTTCGGATACAAAAGTCGCTGAATTATCGCAAGGAACGGTACGCAATTATTGCATAACTCCTGAAGATTTTGGCTTAAAACGCGCTCAATTGTCTGAAATCCAAGTGAATTCTGTAGAGGAAAGTGTGGCAATGGTACATCAGGTATTAGCCAATACGGATGGTGCGGCACGTGATATTGTTTTACTTAACGCGGGAGCAGCCAT
The DNA window shown above is from Thioflexithrix psekupsensis and carries:
- a CDS encoding PAS domain S-box protein; this encodes MDTPADAKLSRLRQHAEAKLEQHYDTELTAPTMEADKDHLIHELQVHQIELEMQNEELLRTQRALEEAYQRYSDLYDFAPVGYLTLDPQFNITQINLTGAELLGDSRTNLLKSSFYQFIHRHAYNYFQNYHHRLLENKTPSDHCELQIKRRYADFFYAELQSSPVHDSHDESELKEWRVIIIDISRRKFAEELAHRAQERYQAIVNQQSELIYRYDANGILTFVNQACIHFFGQLRQQLEGSHLTRFIAKENRINFQRRLETMRRHAQTMLHEERWLSAQSQWRWFRWSEQPILDDNNQLLEIQAVGHDITEQKKAEEAVRISQENLQTLFNTLEDFIFITDLQGTILYANPSMTENLGYALDELMNKNLIELFIETDKLKAEVEILSMLEGQIQVSHLLLKQKQKPQQIPIELKVKKGRWNGLEAVFGIARDITERHRFEIALLDSKQRYEAIFNSVSVAILEQDFSIIHQKLKELRDSGLKNLRHHLSKHSEIVKELFSLVKTSDINKTAIKLLGIPNSLQNIYHYLDNYLAEGLQLEQLIELNKVRGELMLPNDRFFLPAAEEGFIDVLCAIWEGKQFVQTETLQRSLTGNHVPVILSMPIPRTDEGFKRIPVSLLDISAHLKIEEKLREERDFINTVLNIAGMLVLVLDNWGRIERFNRYAETITGYEFKEIRLRFFWDLFIPEEDLNMVINLFHNLIEDGISSNSQTYWIMRDGTRRLFEWNNTIILQPDGKTKFVVATGLDITDRHLAEEALRSSENRFRTIFNNAAVGISLTDCHGNYLEVNQKWQEMTGYLEVDLKEVDYNPLFLPDDSPEAKQKFSQLVNGEIESYQIEKNYFRKDGSYFFASLWISAIYSVDKEVEAILSFVTDLSDRKRMEHALRDSEEHYRLVITAMQEGIILCDEKGRINTVNPSAERLLNISADELKENGFSSKEFSLIKNDGSVFSEPHSIDNLLVSRMPQSNVIIGIKKSTCSRLTWISVNTQPLLRANDHKHYGAVISFSDITARREAEAALRKSEEYRRLLIDEAVIGLCLTRMDGCFIEINSAFSDIIGYSSEELVQKRNTYMITPPCYYQTDYQVLMQLQKTGRYGPYEKEYIHRQGYLVPVRLSGLLIEKDGDYYIWSSVEDILDRKQAEISLRQAKEAAEVANRAKSVFLANMSHELRTPLNGILGYSQLLQREKNSSPQLKEGLNVIQRSGEYLLTLISDILDISKIEANRLELNPEDFYFEDFLKSIIDLFQLRAKQKGITFIYEPCFPLPSLLHADEKRLRQILINLLSNAVKFTEKGNVIFRVHYQLNEGCLLCEVEDTGIGMSAADLNRIFLPFQQAGNEHYRSEGTGLGLAITEKLVKMMSGELKVKSELKKGSLFTLSLKLPAKINLQPQRLHSPHPVIIGYEGERQRILIVDDRWENRSVLANMLTPLGFQISEADSGQEALQKAKLWLPHAILMDLIMPGMDGVETIQQLRHFEAENITNGQGIIRSVIIVVSASAFEQDKIRSKMAGGDDFLAKPFRTENLLSLLAHHLKLQWLYQNTAIEELTDADSYLKETQHLTLRLLPKQIENLYDLAMSGDIDGILEYAANLKQIDTQFIPLANRIVALAEGYDINKIRDIARYYQENKP
- the trpD gene encoding anthranilate phosphoribosyltransferase, producing the protein MEMKQALQRVVNRAHLTRHEMSEIMRLMMTGEATSAQIAGMLIALRMKGETVEEITGAAMVMRELATPVVVSTTDLVDIVGTGGDEMNTFNVSTTSALVAAAAGAKVAKHGNRSVSSRSGSADVLEALGVKLSLSPAQVAACVETVGIGFMFAPQHHSAMKYAMPARKEMGVRTLFNLLGPLTNPAGATHQLLGVFSATWLSAMAEVLRELGSVHVLVVHSDEGLDEISICSDTKVAELSQGTVRNYCITPEDFGLKRAQLSEIQVNSVEESVAMVHQVLANTDGAARDIVLLNAGAAIYAADLADSLAQGIDLARNTLASGAAKATLDRLVNFTQTI
- a CDS encoding M48 family metallopeptidase, with the protein product MSHHHHALHYQVKYSNRKTLAISVYPDLTVLVKAPLGLSKGVIADIVQQKAEWIKRKQDGFAQRSRMLHQPQYISGEMHLFLGQQYPITLEQSKREQVMMENNQLRLYYRGLYDSTRIKKQLKQWYKEQAQFYFSQRLAICHQQAAILAVPLPDMSVRWMKRRWGSCSQKGKILLNAALIKTPIACIDYVIMHELCHLIEFNHSPAFYDLLNRVMPDWPLHKKQLNQLGALDE